A region of Pieris rapae chromosome 20, ilPieRapa1.1, whole genome shotgun sequence DNA encodes the following proteins:
- the LOC110994116 gene encoding uncharacterized protein LOC110994116, translating into MYQNKMIIIFVAMLLTGYCLEEIPRRDDILKTEVIVQNTINSLFSTLKLKRIQERPKILQYTTLHKYFASLSLQDDHNLKKILQLTKANKEHKFYNGTDFIAVINEIINEDIVNRINVDDISVISYIERFISRLKKWREIYAPKTIYVNINFKVLEHLQNTVNKSFDFKSNDNLITSDNEFWEPSGRRIYKGQRTKIKYFPFMASVHIFNNFHCAGSIIKSDLIITASSCLQLAWNNRLFRENPAFLSVRVGSSFYSGGGEVIPALEIYFHPGYDPKSLRNNICIVRLVRRLNFRKRNKRVKRINIDRNPWNLPMNTPGVTILGWGAKGVSSITL; encoded by the exons ATGTACCAgaacaaaatgattattatttttgtagcgATGTTATTAACGGGATATTGCTTAGAAGAAATCCCAAGGAGGGATGATATTCTTAAAACGGAAGTCATCGTTCAAAATACGATTAATAGTCTTTTCTCgacattgaaattgaaaagaaTTCAGGAAAGACCAAAGATACTGCAATACACCACTTTGCATAAATATTTCGCGTCACTATCATTGCAAGATGATCACAACTTGAAGAAAATTCTACAACTAACAAAAGCCAATAaggaacataaattttataatggaACTGACTTTATAGCcgttataaatgaaataataaatgaagataTAGTAAACAGAATAAACGTGGATGACATTAGTGTGATATCGTATATTGAGAGATTTATTTCTAGATTAAAGAAATGGAGAGAAATTTATGCACCAAAAACCATTTatgtcaatattaattttaaagtccTGGAACATTTGCAGAATACAGTTAATAAAAgctttgattttaaaagtaatgatAATCTCATAACGAGCGACAATGAATTTTGGG AGCCAAGTGGTCGACGTATTTACAAAGGACAAAGAACCAAGATCAAATATTTCCCATTCATGGCTAGTGTGCACATTTTCAACAACTTCCATTGCGCTGGTTCCATTATAAAATCTGACCTCATCATCACAGCTTCATCGTGTTTGCAACT AGCCTGGAATAACCGTCTTTTCCGAGAAAATCCAGCATTCCTTTCTGTTCGAGTCGGTAGTTCCTTCTATAGTGGAGGTGGTGAGGTCATACCGGCATTGGAAATTTACTTTCATCCTGGATACGACCCTAAAAGTCTTAGAAACAACATCTGTATCGTGCGTCTCGTTCGCCGTTTGAATTTCAGAAAACGAAATAAGAGAGTGAAAAGGATAAACATAGATAGAAATCCTTGGAACCTACCAATGAACACTCCTGGTGTCACGATTCTTGGTTGGGGTGCGAAGGGAGTAAGTTCAATTACTTTATGA
- the LOC110994098 gene encoding cytochrome c oxidase subunit 4 isoform 1, mitochondrial, with protein sequence MANLLMRQALINAIRVPVGTRSVSELAKIGNREWVGYGFNGQPNYVDRPDYPLPAVRFGVETPDVKALREKEKGDWRKLTIEEKKALYRASFCQTFAEFQAPTGQWKGAVGWALCLASLSLWVYMGVKMFVYSPLPESFSEESQKAQLRRMLDLKVNPIDGMSSKWDYENNRWK encoded by the exons ATGGCCAACCTCCTTATGCGTCAAGCACTTATTAATGCAATCCGTGTTCCGGTTGGTACCCGATCTGTTAGTGAATTAGCTAAG atTGGGAACCGTGAGTGGGTAGGATATGGTTTCAATGGACAGCCCAACTATGTCGACAGGCCTGACTACCCTTTGCCTGCTGTCCGATTCGGTGTAGAAACACCTGATGTCAAA GCCCTCCGTGAAAAAGAAAAGGGTGACTGGCGCAAGCTTACTATTGAAGAAAAGAAAGCACTCTACAGAGCATCCTTCTGCCAGACCTTCGCCGAGTTCCAGGCTCCAACTGGACAATGGAAGGGAGCTGTGGGATGGGCACTCTGTTTGGCCTCATTGTCCCTTTGGGTGTACATGGGAGTTAAAATGTTtg TATACAGCCCACTTCCGGAGTCCTTCAGCGAGGAGTCTCAGAAGGCTCAGCTCCGCCGTATGCTTGATCTCAAGGTCAACCCTATCGATGGAATGTCCTCCAAGTGGGACTACGAGAACAACCGCTGGAAGTAA
- the LOC123690048 gene encoding uncharacterized protein LOC123690048, producing MGVVSFGSPTCGTPDAPTVFTKLGYYTDWIEDVMEKPVPVSLKRTTKKPLFDVFNVIPMEGPTTTTFKIPPLTGNKLDPISIHDIDKTLRHIDENLFKEFVSTMFTSSEIDKYLQIIRQKQKLTGNVENKTAIVNVSSDSSIDKSDEVSVTKSPDFDEAVVKAEDIEIQGTESDNDDERNSQVQSQEYQRSEENQAMTDESKVESDIIQFMKNIDLKKIIQEEVMESPKAGDEENNESFLKLAYLNDTDKTGHGYNLDDNDGLSLVGDNGFEDMTRSKLKSPKRVLPEKEVYGLLSDVIEEEVQNKLVKGFKYF from the exons ATGGGAGTGGTAAGCTTCGGCTCCCCTACTTGTGGGACTCCGGATGCCCCCACCGTGTTCACCAAATTAGGATACTACACCGACTGGATAGAAGACGTTATGGAGAAG CCCGTTCCTGTTTCGTTGAAGCGAACAACAAAGAAACCATTATTCgatgtttttaatgttataccTATGGAAGGACCTACGACGACCACATTCAAAATACCGCCTCTCACAGGAAATAAGTTAGACCCTATATCAATTCACGACATCGACAAAACATTGAGACATATAGACGAAAACCTGTTTAAAGAATTTGTGTCTACAATGTTCACCAGCAGTGAAATCGATAAATACCTACAAATTATTAGACAAAAACAGAAACTAACAGGCAATGTTGAAAACAAAACAGCGATAGTTAACGTTAGTAGTGATTCTTCTATTGATAAAAGTGATGAAGTATCTGTAACCAAATCTCCAGATTTTGACGAAGCTGTAGTTAAAGCAGAAGATATTGAGATACAAGGGACGGAATCTGACAATGACGATGAGCGAAATTCTCAAGTACAATCACAAGAATATCAGAGGAGCGAAGAAAATCAAGCAATGACAGACGAATCCAAAGTAGAAAGTGATATAATTCAATTcatgaaaaatatagatttgaaaaaaattattcaagaaGAAGTAATGGAATCGCCAAAAGCGGGAGATGAGGAAAATAATGAatcctttttaaaattagcatACCTGAATGATACTGATAAAACAGGACACGGTTATAACCTAGACGATAATGATGGATTAAGCCTTGTAGGAGATAATGGATTCGAAGATATGACAAGGTCAAAACTCAAGAGCCCTAAGAGGGTTTTGCCTGAAAAAGAAGTTTATGGTTTACTGTCCGATGTTATTGAAGAggaagtacaaaataaattagtaaagggttttaaatactt ttga